A section of the SAR202 cluster bacterium genome encodes:
- a CDS encoding peroxiredoxin family protein has product MEALGAQVVAATVDDKASTEAMARDNGLTFPIAYGVRPDQLVDFDPWWADDHHGHYPQPMEFLVLRGGTLFGTLYASGPVGRMHVDEVITSITNRERRRLEQQAQGKSA; this is encoded by the coding sequence CTGGAGGCCCTGGGTGCGCAGGTCGTCGCTGCTACAGTGGATGACAAGGCCTCCACCGAGGCCATGGCCCGCGACAACGGCCTCACCTTCCCCATCGCTTACGGCGTCAGGCCTGACCAGCTTGTCGATTTCGACCCCTGGTGGGCCGACGACCACCACGGCCACTACCCCCAGCCCATGGAGTTCCTTGTCCTGCGAGGCGGCACGCTCTTCGGCACCCTCTACGCCTCCGGCCCCGTAGGCCGTATGCACGTGGACGAGGTCATTACCTCCATCACCAACCGTGAGCGCCGCCGATTGGAGCAGCAAGCCCAAGGCAAAAGCGCCTAG
- a CDS encoding redoxin domain-containing protein, with the protein MPQKLAQGDKLPRLSLSLTDGRAVTLPDDMTGRYLVLLFYRGNW; encoded by the coding sequence ATGCCCCAAAAACTCGCCCAGGGCGACAAGCTGCCCCGCCTCTCCCTCAGCCTCACCGACGGCCGCGCCGTCACCCTCCCCGACGACATGACAGGCCGCTACCTCGTCCTTCTCTTCTACCGAGGCAACTGGTGA